A portion of the Edaphobacter lichenicola genome contains these proteins:
- a CDS encoding carbohydrate kinase family protein → MTKLSKVDLVGVGLNATDTVIPLSKYPPRGSKIEYRNATVLPGGQVASTVVACQQWGLRTRYVGKLGDDEAARLHREAFLQAGVEMKLITVAGGASPQSLILVDEEGERTVLCRRDDQLILQPGELEREWIVNARVLHLDGYDTAAATVASRWARDAGIPVIADLDEIYPGVEELLANIDYLIASRDFPCRLMAETDLEEALRRMQRRYGCLLTAATLGEDGVLAWNGKRLHHTPAYHVPVVDTTGAGDIFHAGFIYGLLQDWSLERRLDFACAAAALNCMAVGARGGIKSVEAVENLMATGSRHHATYCARTKTVH, encoded by the coding sequence ATGACGAAATTGTCGAAGGTCGACCTGGTCGGTGTTGGGCTGAACGCCACTGATACGGTTATTCCGCTCTCAAAGTACCCACCACGGGGTTCTAAGATTGAGTATCGGAATGCAACTGTCTTACCTGGAGGACAAGTCGCATCCACTGTCGTTGCTTGTCAGCAGTGGGGGCTTCGTACGCGCTATGTCGGGAAACTAGGCGACGACGAGGCTGCGAGACTTCATCGTGAGGCTTTTCTTCAGGCAGGTGTGGAAATGAAACTGATCACCGTTGCAGGAGGCGCCAGCCCTCAGTCGCTGATACTCGTCGATGAGGAAGGTGAACGAACAGTACTTTGTCGACGAGATGATCAGCTTATTCTTCAGCCGGGAGAACTCGAGCGTGAATGGATCGTTAATGCGCGTGTCCTTCACCTCGATGGCTACGATACCGCCGCAGCCACAGTCGCTTCGCGCTGGGCTCGCGATGCCGGAATCCCGGTAATTGCGGATTTAGATGAGATCTACCCAGGCGTGGAAGAGCTTCTTGCAAACATCGACTATCTCATTGCGAGCCGAGATTTCCCATGCCGCCTTATGGCGGAGACTGATTTGGAAGAAGCGCTGCGACGGATGCAACGCCGTTACGGATGTCTTCTTACCGCTGCGACGTTAGGAGAGGACGGCGTGCTGGCGTGGAATGGTAAACGACTTCACCACACTCCTGCTTATCATGTTCCCGTAGTCGACACGACCGGGGCTGGGGATATCTTTCACGCAGGTTTTATCTATGGCCTACTTCAAGATTGGTCGCTGGAACGCCGACTTGATTTTGCATGCGCTGCGGCAGCTTTGAATTGCATGGCAGTCGGTGCCAGAGGTGGCATTAAGTCTGTCGAGGCAGTTGAGAATTTGATGGCAACCGGCTCTCGACATCATGCCACCTATTGCGCGCGAACAAAGACCGTTCACTAA
- a CDS encoding inositol oxygenase, which translates to MDTNLISADAPLKDMDEWDDFLTGRYQEGKSEDEFRQYDEKATPGVAEFYRLNHQHQTFDYVIAKESEYFGLNKGERSIWEAAEFLNTLVDDSDPDTDLTQIEHLLQTSEAIRKDGHPRWFVLTGFIHDLGKVLCLWGEPQWGVVGDTFPVGCAYSKDIVFPEYFAANPDIRNSLYQTKYGIYQPNCGLKNVHLSFGHDGYIAEVMKNYMPEESLYMLRYHSFYAAHRHGAYRHLMNDHDIEMLEWVNKFNVYDLYSKGHTKPNLKELKPYYDDLFSEFFPAKINW; encoded by the coding sequence ATGGATACGAATTTAATTTCCGCTGATGCTCCTCTGAAAGACATGGATGAGTGGGATGACTTTCTCACTGGTCGATATCAAGAGGGCAAGAGCGAGGACGAATTTCGTCAATATGATGAGAAGGCCACTCCAGGTGTAGCGGAGTTCTATCGGCTGAATCATCAGCATCAGACTTTTGACTACGTGATTGCAAAGGAGAGCGAATACTTCGGCTTAAACAAGGGCGAGAGGAGTATCTGGGAGGCTGCAGAGTTTCTCAACACATTGGTTGACGATAGCGATCCTGATACTGATCTGACGCAGATAGAGCACCTGCTGCAAACTTCGGAGGCTATTCGAAAGGATGGACATCCACGATGGTTCGTACTTACGGGATTCATCCACGATTTAGGCAAAGTTCTTTGTCTTTGGGGTGAGCCGCAGTGGGGTGTGGTAGGCGATACCTTCCCTGTGGGTTGTGCCTATTCGAAGGATATTGTTTTTCCAGAGTATTTTGCTGCAAACCCGGACATCCGAAACTCGCTTTACCAGACCAAATACGGTATTTATCAGCCAAACTGCGGACTTAAGAATGTGCATCTTTCGTTTGGTCATGATGGATATATTGCCGAAGTAATGAAAAATTACATGCCGGAGGAGTCTTTATACATGCTCCGCTATCACTCGTTTTACGCGGCGCATCGACACGGCGCATACCGCCATCTGATGAACGACCACGATATAGAAATGTTGGAGTGGGTGAACAAGTTCAACGTCTATGACCTGTATTCAAAAGGACATACAAAACCGAATCTAAAAGAGCTGAAGCCGTACTATGACGATCTGTTTTCCGAATTCTTTCCCGCGAAGATCAACTGGTAA
- a CDS encoding GRP family sugar transporter, producing the protein MSLHGLGVICGLTAGVWLGAAEAPTKLVNSGFSPFAISLCMVAGVFTARWTFPTLLKGTKYVFADLAKRKHLIVWALLAGALWAVANTLTVFAIRDVGLAVAFPMWNANSLIGLFWGRVLFRELEGASGKNIGKVVVGAVLIVIAAVMLGFSTIHGSLIGQHAFRGIVAALGASLMWGTMYIPYRKAYLSGMNPLSFVTAFTVGELGTVLGLTLALDGGIHSSAFHLFRTPGVLFWLFLGGFVWVVGDLFQQFATKYLGIGRGIPLSNTNQLWGLAWGALVFGELATADRQHMLLVVGGSILMIFGALAISTAVASAKEQSSTNEAVLRECNRYGLDYHRTIMAQSGAEVGGQDERRRWWDYAIVLAATGSFVALGVRAVVPPLAMNLRWVAVMAMLLAASLIIGGWSLWRRTRFS; encoded by the coding sequence ATGTCGCTGCATGGCCTGGGCGTAATCTGTGGATTGACGGCAGGGGTCTGGCTTGGCGCGGCGGAAGCTCCTACAAAGCTTGTGAACTCAGGGTTCTCTCCGTTCGCGATCTCGCTTTGCATGGTGGCAGGAGTTTTTACAGCTCGGTGGACCTTTCCCACATTACTGAAGGGCACAAAATATGTATTTGCCGATCTTGCCAAGAGGAAACATCTGATCGTATGGGCTCTTCTGGCTGGCGCATTGTGGGCGGTCGCAAATACGCTGACCGTTTTTGCGATTCGCGATGTTGGGCTGGCTGTCGCGTTTCCGATGTGGAATGCGAACTCGTTGATTGGATTGTTTTGGGGTCGAGTGCTGTTTCGTGAACTTGAAGGTGCGAGTGGAAAGAACATCGGCAAAGTAGTGGTGGGCGCCGTTTTGATCGTAATTGCCGCTGTGATGCTTGGTTTCAGCACCATTCATGGCAGTTTGATCGGGCAGCATGCATTTCGGGGCATCGTCGCGGCGCTCGGAGCGAGCCTTATGTGGGGAACGATGTATATTCCGTATCGCAAAGCATATCTGAGCGGAATGAATCCTCTGTCGTTTGTGACAGCGTTCACAGTTGGGGAGCTGGGTACGGTTTTGGGGTTGACTTTGGCTCTGGACGGCGGAATACATTCTTCAGCATTTCATCTGTTTCGTACTCCAGGGGTGTTGTTCTGGCTCTTTCTCGGAGGCTTTGTTTGGGTAGTCGGCGATCTGTTTCAGCAATTTGCGACAAAGTATTTGGGTATTGGGCGTGGAATTCCGCTCTCAAATACCAATCAACTTTGGGGTCTGGCGTGGGGAGCGCTCGTATTTGGAGAGCTCGCAACGGCCGATCGGCAACACATGCTGTTAGTCGTGGGCGGCTCAATCTTGATGATCTTTGGCGCTCTTGCAATTAGCACTGCGGTCGCTTCAGCAAAAGAACAGAGTTCGACAAACGAGGCGGTTTTGCGAGAGTGCAACCGATACGGGTTGGATTACCACCGAACGATCATGGCTCAATCGGGGGCTGAGGTCGGCGGACAAGATGAGCGGAGACGCTGGTGGGACTACGCGATCGTTCTGGCGGCGACGGGAAGCTTCGTTGCTTTAGGTGTACGAGCGGTAGTGCCGCCCTTGGCGATGAATCTAAGGTGGGTCGCGGTGATGGCGATGTTGCTAGCGGCTAGCCTGATCATCGGTGGTTGGAGCCTGTGGCGTCGGACACGGTTCTCTTAG
- a CDS encoding arylsulfatase: MISETHRYLNSRRLALLRTPLYFFAALLLMVLFAPQASFGQAKKPNILVIFGDDIGQSNISRYTHGLMGMMTPNIDSIGEHGMTFTDYYAENSCTAGRATFITGQVAVRTGMTKVGVPGAPVGIQKRDITIAEAIKPLGYATGQFGKNHLGDRDEYLPTNHGFDEFFGNLYHLNAEQEPEMPYWPKDDPIFLKVYNPRGVIHSFADGKIEDTGPLNIKRMETIDDETSNAAMDFMDKQVKANKPFFVWMNFTRMHVFTHVRPEFKGKSGMPGNEYMDGMWEHDQDVGKLLKKLDDLGIANDTIVIYTTDNGPNMFTWPDASMTPFRNEKNSNWEGAYRVPAMIRWPGHIKENVWSNEIVSGLDWFPTLLAAAGNPNIKDQLLKGTGPGGMAHKVHLDGYNILPYLTGQEAHSPRRNFYYFNDDGLLVAMRHDNWKFVFCEQRAIGGYAVWSNPFTCTRIPLIENLRMDPYEKAPLISDQYDDWQVHNVYLAIQGQISAQEFVESFKAYPPSQAPASFTIDPEMFVNMAPKPKE, encoded by the coding sequence ATGATCTCAGAGACCCATCGCTACTTGAACAGCCGAAGGTTGGCACTTCTTCGGACGCCCCTATATTTTTTTGCGGCTCTTTTGCTAATGGTTCTCTTCGCGCCACAGGCGTCGTTCGGGCAGGCCAAAAAGCCGAATATTCTGGTCATCTTTGGCGACGATATCGGCCAGAGCAATATCAGTCGTTATACGCATGGCCTGATGGGGATGATGACTCCAAACATCGATAGCATTGGTGAACACGGAATGACGTTCACCGACTACTACGCTGAGAATAGCTGCACCGCCGGGAGAGCGACCTTTATCACCGGACAAGTTGCGGTGAGAACGGGAATGACCAAGGTAGGCGTTCCAGGCGCTCCGGTAGGAATCCAGAAGCGCGATATTACGATTGCGGAGGCAATCAAGCCGCTCGGATATGCAACCGGGCAGTTCGGCAAGAACCACCTGGGAGACCGTGACGAGTATTTGCCGACAAATCATGGTTTCGACGAATTCTTCGGCAACCTGTATCACCTGAACGCGGAGCAAGAACCAGAGATGCCCTACTGGCCCAAGGACGATCCGATCTTTTTGAAGGTGTACAACCCACGCGGTGTTATTCATTCCTTTGCAGACGGCAAGATCGAGGATACGGGGCCGCTGAACATCAAGCGCATGGAGACGATCGACGATGAGACGTCGAATGCTGCTATGGACTTCATGGATAAGCAAGTGAAGGCGAACAAGCCGTTCTTTGTGTGGATGAACTTCACAAGGATGCACGTCTTCACCCATGTGCGGCCGGAGTTCAAAGGAAAAAGCGGAATGCCGGGCAACGAGTACATGGATGGCATGTGGGAGCACGATCAGGACGTTGGCAAATTACTCAAGAAATTAGACGATCTTGGAATCGCAAATGACACCATCGTCATCTACACGACAGATAACGGGCCAAATATGTTTACATGGCCTGATGCGTCGATGACTCCGTTCCGGAATGAGAAGAACTCGAACTGGGAGGGTGCGTACCGCGTGCCTGCGATGATTCGATGGCCTGGACACATCAAGGAGAATGTCTGGTCCAACGAGATCGTCTCTGGCCTTGATTGGTTCCCAACACTGCTGGCAGCAGCCGGAAACCCCAACATCAAGGATCAGCTTCTCAAGGGAACCGGTCCAGGTGGCATGGCGCACAAGGTTCACTTGGATGGTTACAACATCCTTCCTTATCTGACGGGCCAGGAGGCGCACTCACCACGAAGGAATTTTTACTACTTCAACGACGATGGCCTGCTGGTGGCCATGAGACACGACAACTGGAAATTTGTTTTCTGCGAGCAGCGAGCGATCGGGGGCTACGCGGTATGGTCGAATCCGTTCACCTGCACTCGAATTCCTTTGATTGAAAATTTGCGTATGGATCCTTATGAAAAAGCGCCTCTCATTTCGGATCAATACGACGATTGGCAGGTCCATAATGTGTATTTGGCGATTCAGGGGCAAATCTCCGCTCAGGAGTTTGTCGAGTCATTCAAGGCTTATCCACCGAGTCAGGCTCCGGCAAGCTTTACGATAGACCCGGAGATGTTTGTGAATATGGCCCCGAAACCCAAGGAATGA